The stretch of DNA GTCAGCGGAGTGCCGACAGGATTGCCGAAAAGGAAACGTCCCTGGAACAGTTGGCCCGCACGCTGGCCCTCCGGGAAGAGCATCTGGCTGGCAGCTCGGCGCTGAACCAGACAGAGCAGCGTCGAATGGACGAGCGTGCGCGCTACCTGGAGAGCCAGGAAGCCCAGTTGCATGACCGTGACCTTGCGGTGCGCCTCAAGGAGCAACAGCTGACGGCTGCGCTGTTCCAGTTGCCTGTCCTGCGGGACAACCTGAGGGTTACGCTTCAATCCCTGGATGAGTCACTTGCATGGCTTGGCGAGAACGGGCGCGGCCAGCCTGAATGCGGCCCGACCCAGACGGAGGCTGACTGATACGCGTCGTTGCCGGAATCCGCCGGTGGGTCTGGCTACTTTCCCGAGTTCATTTATCATCGACCCCCACAGCCGACATCGGGCGTTAAATGCGTTGTGCCTGATGCGGCAGCGGGTCTGAAAAATGCAAACTTCCAGGGGATGTAGAGCTTTTGAGCACCAAGCTGATTACCAAAGAAGGTCATGAGGCCCTGAAAAAGGAGCTTGATTACCTGTGGCGAGAAAAGCGCCCTGATACCACCCGCAAAGTGACGTGGGCGGCCTCCCTGGGGGACAGGAGCGAAAACGCTGACTACCAGTACAACAAGAAGCTGCTGCGGGAAATTGATCGTCGGGTGCGTTATTTACGCAAGCGCCTGGAAGACATGCGCGTGGTCGAGTACATGCCCGAGCAGGAAGGGAAGGTGTTTTTCGGCGCCTGGGTGGAGATTGAAAACGAACAGGGCGAGACCAAGCGGTTTCGCATCGTGGGGTACGACGAGATCTATGAACGTATGGACTACATCTCCATCGACTCACCCATGGCCCGGGCACTGTTGCGCAAGGAAGTGGATGACGAGGCGCTCGTGCAGACCCCGAGTGGCGAAGTGTGCTGGTGGATCACCGCTATCGAATATGTGAAGTGACAACGGATGGCCCGTACGCATGAACGCGTGCGGGCCATTTGCGTTTTCAGCCCTCGCGCAGCACCGTCAACGGGCTGGCATTCAGTGCGCGGCGGGTGCCGAACACGCCGGCACCGCCGATCAGCACGGCGCCGATCACCGGCAGCAGCAATAGCCACGGATGCGGGTGCCAGGTCAGGTCGAACGCGTAGCGGTACAGCACCAGTGTCACCAGTTCAGTGCCCAGCGCTGCCAACAGCCCGCTGACTGCGCCCAACAACCCGAACTCGATACGCCGGGCCTTGACCAGCAACTTGCGCTCAGCCCCCAGCGCCCGCAGCAGGGCGCCCTGGCGAATCCGCTCATCGAGGGTTGCCTGGAGCCCGGAGAACAACACGGCCATCCCCGCTGCCAGGACAAACAACAGCACGTACTCCACCGCCAGGGTGACCTGGGCCAGGATGCTGCGCAGTTGTTCCAGCAGTGCCTCCACCTGCAGGATGGTCACCGCCGGGAAGGCCCGGGACAGGTCGACGATCTGTTGGTCATGGCCGGGCGCCAGGTAGAAGCTGGTCAGGTAGGTGGCCGGCAGGTCCTTCAAGGTCCCGGGTTGGAAGATCATGAAGAAGTTCGGCTGGAAGTTATCCCAGTTGATTTCCCGCAGGCTGGTAACCCGCGCTTCACGGTTTTCCCCGCCGACGGTGAATACCAGATGATCGTTGAGCTTGAGTTTCAGGCTTTCAGCGACCTTGGCCTCCACCGAGACGCCGGGAATTTCGTCGGTCGGTTGCGCTGTCCACCACGAGCCCGCCGTCAGCTTGTTGCCCGGTGGCAGGTCGGCGGCCCAGGTCAGGCTCAAGTCTCGCTGCACTGCGCGATCGCCGCTGGAATCCTTACTGACGATCTCCTGCACCGGAGCGCCATTGATGCTGATCAAGCGTCCCGGCACCACCGGATACAACGGAGCAGACTGTGCCTCCAATTCCAGCAGGCGTGCGCCGAAGGTGTCTTTGTCGGCGGGCAGGATGTTCAGGGCGAAATAGTTGGGGGCGTCCTTGGGCAACTGGTTCTGCCAGGTGTCCAGCAATTCGCCGCGCAACAACGCGATCAAGCCCATGGATAACAGGATCAGCCCGAACGCCAGTGACTGCCCCGCGGCGGCCAGGGGATGACGCAGCAACTGGCCCAGCCCCAGGCGCCAGGGCAGGGAGGCCCGGGCCAGCAGGCGTCGCAGGCTTTGCAGCAACAGGAGCAGCAGGCCGCCGAGAACCAGCGCGGCAATCACGCCGCCGCCCAGCAGGGCGAAGGTCAGCACCAGGTCGAGGCTCAAGCGCCACATGATCAGGCCCAGGGCGAAGAGTGCCGCACCGTAGACCATCCAGGTGCTGGAAGGGATTGGCAGCAAGTCGCGGCGCAATACCCGCAGTGGCGGCAC from Pseudomonas sp. NC02 encodes:
- the greB gene encoding transcription elongation factor GreB, which produces MSTKLITKEGHEALKKELDYLWREKRPDTTRKVTWAASLGDRSENADYQYNKKLLREIDRRVRYLRKRLEDMRVVEYMPEQEGKVFFGAWVEIENEQGETKRFRIVGYDEIYERMDYISIDSPMARALLRKEVDDEALVQTPSGEVCWWITAIEYVK
- a CDS encoding ABC transporter permease codes for the protein MARLPLLRLFSLALRQLLRDARAGELRVLFFALLVAVAASTAIGYFGARLNGAMMLRATEFLAADLVLEGSSPARTEQIQSGTELGLQHARVVEFSSVIATDAGIQLSSIKAVNEAYPLRGELKSAAEPFAEETAGGGPKPGEAWVEARLLTALNLKIGDSIDVGMKTLRLSRVLTYEPDRAGNFYSLTPRVMINLADLDATGVVQPGSRVSYRDLWRAPQGGTVLQTYRDLVKPGLAANQRLQDARDGNQQIGGALGKAERYLNMASLVAVLLSGVAVALSANRFASRRFDASALLRCLGLSRRETMLLFSLQLAVLGLLASLTGALLGWLAQLGLFALLHDLLPADVPPGGLLPAVAGIGTGLVALAGFALPPLAALGRVPPLRVLRRDLLPIPSSTWMVYGAALFALGLIMWRLSLDLVLTFALLGGGVIAALVLGGLLLLLLQSLRRLLARASLPWRLGLGQLLRHPLAAAGQSLAFGLILLSMGLIALLRGELLDTWQNQLPKDAPNYFALNILPADKDTFGARLLELEAQSAPLYPVVPGRLISINGAPVQEIVSKDSSGDRAVQRDLSLTWAADLPPGNKLTAGSWWTAQPTDEIPGVSVEAKVAESLKLKLNDHLVFTVGGENREARVTSLREINWDNFQPNFFMIFQPGTLKDLPATYLTSFYLAPGHDQQIVDLSRAFPAVTILQVEALLEQLRSILAQVTLAVEYVLLFVLAAGMAVLFSGLQATLDERIRQGALLRALGAERKLLVKARRIEFGLLGAVSGLLAALGTELVTLVLYRYAFDLTWHPHPWLLLLPVIGAVLIGGAGVFGTRRALNASPLTVLREG